CCACATCCTTTGAGAATAGTCCGTCCAGTTAACTTTGCTATGACGTCACTGTAATGCTGAGATCTCAAAAAGGTTCTCACACTCTTGCAATAATTATAACTGACATAAAGGGAAAGGTGATCAGTTGGTTctttctgttgttttatttttagcttggTCTGGACCTACTACTTGGTGTACGGAAGAAGAGTGCGTCCTTTGTCGCTGTCACACGCAGCTTGTTAAGCTATGGAGCTGAAGTATTGAAAGCCAATGACTCAGGGGAAACACCACTGGACAAATGTCGAGGATCGGAAGTTGAGCAACTCATTCGGGAGATTGCAGCCTGTGGAGGGTATTCAATtgcttttgtgtatttttttgaTATAGTAGAGCGGATTCTCGCTTTTTATCCTGGTAAGACGAAATTTGGTCACGGCTAAACACGTTCCCCGCGTAGTCTCTGATTCTCTTGCCTGAATCGAAGGCACATTAGTAATGTTTCGGTATAATCTAACTGACAGAAAAACAATACAATCCTACAAACTCgactactttattaaacaacgaGTGATATTCTTAATAATGAGCGACTCCTAAAGGCAGTACAGTACGTATCATCGATAAACTTACATAAGCCCACTacagtctatatcttagctcaccactgaccCAAACTTGCTCTCTCTCACGGTATAGCTTTGGAAACAGTCGGTCAATCCCAACAACAGCAACTACTAGTACTACATAACTGAGTTCctatatacattcacaaagtgttctggaacattccaggagcttacaaaagaactattttagtagtattacgTAATAACTGAGtgactgaaatgaaatgttctagaaagttccaTGGTACACATGTCAACATGAATTAGCAGTCTAGAGATTTCTAGAAGTTTATcttaacaacaacaattacacCTAACACTAATAAGGGGATTTATATTCAGTCCGCCGGATGCCACCTGAATTAAGGCCTTTTCAGTGCATGTGGGAATTGCTTTTATATGATATCTaagtaaaaagataatttgCTTATCAACTATAGGACCACACACAACAAGAAAATTCCAAGTTTTGAGTCCTTGAGCTGGTCGCAAGAGATGGAAAGTGAAGACATTAAGGTAGGCGAAATAGCTGAAGGTGTATCACAGGAAACAGCCCCAGTGGAAAATATACTGTCCAGAGGAAGACACATTGTGTCGCGTTAAAAGTTCAAAAGGAGTTCTAAAAGTACTTTAGCGGTATCATTTTGTATCAGTAAGGAAAAAAACTACAACGAGGACGATCCTAATACGATTAGTTGTCTTTCTGTAACAACCACACTATGAGAGGTCTGACACGCTCAATCGTTCATTAACAGGCGGACATCGACCTCGTGAATGCTGCAAGAAGTAATAACCTCTCAAGACTCACGGAAATCTTGGATGTTAACCCAGAACGGgtaccttttttctttcattccttttactttttttttaaatcaaagcaATATTAGAAATATGATAATAAGATGGGAACCGTGTAACTTAGGTTTCAGTAAACAGTGATAACAAGAAGGATACTTTTTAAAgcttcaagaaaaaataaatgtaatatcaATTCATGATTTagaatcaaatttgaatttggggGCGTTCAAGAAAATTTGACACGATCAAGGGTTTGCGTTTTTTCGTTCTGCACAGATTGATGACCTAGTGGGTGGTCACACAGCTCTTCATGTAGCATGTCGCCAGGGGCACTGTGACATCATTAGAGAATTGCTTGAGAGAGGAGCTAACATGGATATAGTGGTGggtaacaaaattttttattcaatccAGTACTTTTAACCATTACTGTTATTTTTGCCCCGTTCAAATTACTGAAATTGTTAGTACTGGTTGAGGAGGATAACAAAGAGACGCATGATCGACAAGAttaggttattattttttacatgGTTATGTTCTACATATCTCAGTGTTTCAGGAGAGGAGCCTTCTTAAtcatattctttaatttttctcaaaatacaGGATAATCAGGGATACACAGCCATGCATCTCTCTACTTACCAGTAAGATGACTGAAATATCACAGTAATGTTAAATTAGCCGCAGACTGAGAAATCTAAGATTGCtttagttttcctttccttctcaATGCCATTGCTTTCGAAATCTTCAGCCATCCTGTCAACCAatcgataaaaaaaatcacccacAACAAAGTAACTTTTACTCGGGCTGCTGTCGATAGCATGTgtatgttgttgttattgtttatttattcatcaagATATTCATCTTTGTTCTGAGTGGCTCTGATTGCTTTGGCTTTGGTTTGATGACAACCCAACGCGCACTATTTGCATTTTATGGTTCATATCTGGTTTTTGtcgttgctgttgttgttgtgtcTTTTTTAACCACACAGGAAAGTAGAATTAGAAACTCTTTAAATTAATGGAGAATTTCTAAAATGCCTGATATTCTCATTGCACATAAATCCTTGTGATCATTCAGAGACGAAAGCGGTGAAGCTTTGAAACTGTTACTGGAGAAAGGTTTCGACCCAAATGTTCAACAAAGAAGTAATAAGAGTACACCCTTACATTTGGCTGTGGAAAGGAGAAACGAAACGGCAGTACGGATCCTGACACAGTGCCCTGAGTGTGACGTCAATCTACAGGTTCGTTGGGTCCTTTGAAGATATCAGTTCTCCTGGGAATACAAATACCCGACGCATTCTAGACTGTGACACTAAACCCAGCAAACGTTGCATATATCACTAGACGCATGTCGTAGTCAAATTTAAACCTTGTTCGACTGTTcataaaaaacatgaaaaacctTAAATCAGCCAATAGAGAGGCAAAAGACTCGAATTCAAATATATCTGCACCGGTCTGTCCTGACATTTGCtccaatttttcattttcatcctatcatttttgttataaaataaactGCTACCTAAGCTGCCAGTCAAAATAGTGTATTGAAAAGGCGAATGGTACCAGGTGACTCCTAATATCACACTTCGACTCATTTTCAGGACGAGGCAGGTGATACCCCTCTCCATTGTGCCATCTTTTTGCAACGCCACAGTATGATGGATATACTGTTAGACTGCTCAAGAATTTCTGTTACTCTTTGTAACGGAAAAGGTTTCAATTATCTTCAACTCGctgttttgaaaggaaataaacgGTAGCTATGCCAAATATAATTACATCATTACTCAGTTAGACAGCTTAGTCAGAGTAAGAGTACGATAGCCAACTGATTCATTTGTTAAGCATCTGAATGCTGAATGATATACCCAAATGAACAGCCTAGTCTTCATCTGATCGTCGCAATTTTCGAGACGACTGTAGCTGGGACAAACTTGTAATCATAAGATAGCTAAGCTTATGAGACTCAGGCTCGACTGAAAGTTCATGGTGTTCCAGATCGTTAGGGCCGTTAGTCGTTGGCAATTGGGGCGATCTGAAGGATCAGGAGGAAATCAGACCAAATCTCAATTACAAATTATTTGTATGTTGTTAACTTTTTTCGCTTTGACATTCAGTGTAATTGTCGTGTAAAACGCTTCACTAAAATGAGATGACTGTTTTTCACAATTCAACCATTTTATTTTCCACGAGGTCGCGTAAAAAAATCATATGTTCATAACGTCACTTTTAATGGCATGCAATACGTGCAAACaagataaaatattaaaaaataataaaaatgaccaGAATATCAATGTTCGGTCGGGACAGtaacataaatttattttgtcatttatttgcaGCGCCGTGGAAAGAATTTTTGCCACGACCGGAAATTCCTTGAATGTTATTAACAATGATGGGTTTACGACCCTTCATATTGCAGCAATTAATAATCACCTTGAGATAGCTAAGATCCTTTTACGAAAGGTAATATCATCTAaatttgttacctttttttcgAAAAACACTCGTTGTGTTGTTTCAACTGTCTTTATGAGATTTCAAAGACGTTCGCTTTTGTTCAATCCAATACGGAGTATGACTTTTTGCGTTAGTTGGGATGATAACCACAAATTGTCACTATTACATCTACTCTCCCCCTGTAAAAACTAGGAACAAGAGTTGACATTTAAGGCCAGCGGTTCACTACAAATAATTGATTGCTATAAGGCTTACGTGTACGTTTTGCACTGGCCAAGTGGCCCATACCAACAAACTGTTATCTTTGTTTCGCGCACATTGTTCAACAACGCCTCTTTGGTTGAGATGCTACTCCATCATATATCCCATGAAACTTCGTCAGAATGTCCTCTCCTGGCCAGAGGGAGGCACTAACGAAAGTTTCCTGCTTTAGAACACGACACAGTGACCCAGGCAGATCTCAATGGTAAACAACTCGGGTCTGGAGTCCAGACTGCTAACTATCAGGTCACTGCGTATTCTTGTTATCGACAACTTTAACAAAGTTgacaaaacatttgaaacaatgaGTCTGAATTCTTACTGATAAAGACATCTTGATAATGAGAGAATATTTTTATCTAACAGCCGGGGTGTGAGGTCGATTCTCCAACTGCTGAAAATGAATCGGCACTTCATTTAGCTGCCGATAAAGGATACTCACTCATGGTTGGGATGTTGTTGGACCATGGAGCCGATGTTAATGCAGTGGATAATGACGGAGATACAGCGCTTCACATCACTTTAATGAAGGAAGGCGTGCCACAAGGAATTATGGGATTAATGGTAAATAAGTTCACAAAGTTTAACCTATCGATCTTTTTCTGCCTTTCAGCGTGGGAAAATGAGTAATGTAAAATGATCATGAAATGATTTGGATGGTTATGCATGTGTCATCACTCTGATGTTCCTAGGCATCTCCAAAATTGGCTTTTGATTTGTTCAAATCGGTTTGGATAATGACACTATTGTGAAGTAAAAATTactgcaattttatttcatcaagcGATGTTGCTGCTTAACTTCGAGAACAAGACTAAGTAAGGAACGTAAATAAGCAAAGAATTTCTATCATCTACCTCACCTTTTGAGAATCGTCTTCCTACTTCATAATCTCGCCGTAATACAATGATCTCAAATAGGTTCTCATGCAGATTGCAATAAGTACAACTTATATAAAGGGAAAGGTGATCAGTTGGTTCTTTGTTAATGTCTTCGGCCTTCTTGACACGGATTagtgttgttttatttaagcCTGGTCTGGAGTTACTATTTGGTGCACGAAAGAGCAATGCGTCCTTTGTCGCTGTCTCACGCTGCTTGTTAAGCTATGGAGCTGACGTGTTGAAAGCCAATGACTCAGGGCAAACACCACTGGACAAATGTCGAGGATCGGAAGTTGAGCAACTCATTCGGAAGATTGCTGCCTGCGGAGGGTATTCAAatgctttgtgtttttttttaaaatgtctaTATACCTCGCTTCCGAAACACCTATATTCCGATGACATTTTTATCCTAATCACGAGTAAGAACATTCCCCGTAGTCTCCGTTTCTCTTGCCTGAATTGAGTCCGAAGGATTTTAACTGAATGATAGCTGTTTCAGCGAGGAAATTCGTTTCACACATATGATATTTAACCAAAAATTATACTTTGTTTAACAACTGTAGGACTACACACAACAAGAAAGTTCCAAGTTTTGGGTCCTCGTGCGAGTCGCAAACAGAACTTGAATTAGGCGATGCTTCATCTTCAGCGAGTGCGACGACACTGACAGACGGAActgaaaaagataatgaaaatcaaatagaCAGTTCGAATAGCGCAGATGAGGCAGAAGATACGTTTTTACGTGACGTAATAAGTGACTTGTGCAGTGGAGATCAACAAGAATCAGTATCAGAGATGTCAGACGAGACAGAGAGTGAAGACGTTCAAGAAGGCGAAACAGCTGAAAGTGTATTACAGGAAACAGCCCTGGTGAGTAATATGATGGTGGAAGACACGTTGTGTCAGGTGAAAAAGTTCATACGAAGGTTTATAAAAAAGCACTTTTGTAGTACCATTTTATATCagtgaagaaaaattacaacGAGGAAAATCCTTAGATGTGTATTCTGGAAGCACTATAAGAAATCTGACGCCTTTGATCGTTTATTGCTTTTCAACCTTCTTTTTCATCTGTATTCATTATGAGGATGGTTTTCTTGGATACTGTACATAATAGTGTTAAATTATTTAGTCTTCTATCTTAAGCGGTACGGTTGATGGGAGTTTTCCGATCATCTTTCTTACACTCATTTTGATTCGATAACCGGTTAAGAGGCGTTACTcattgaaaataagaaaaagtggCTCGTTATCAGACTAAAATACTCCATTAGGACTCCCTTTTGGTATTAACTCTCCTAATTCTATGCCTAATCAAAGGAGTTgagtttatttgatttttttgtttacaaggaGAATGTGGTGTTGGAAGTGACTAATAACGTTGAAGTAGAAACCTCGGCCTCAGACATCTCAAACAACAGTGTCGTTCAACCCGCTGAAATGGCAGAGAATAACACCGACACAGATATGGACGACAGCGAGGGCCCACAATCGCAAACACAATCAGCAAACGACGATGTAAATATGGATCAGGGgacagaaaatgaagaaaaaaatccatcGACATCTGATGATCAAAAAGTGCTGTGTTACATATGTGAGGAGACTGAGGCTGTTGTTGCATTCAAACCCTGTGGCCACACTGTTGTATGCACAGGTAGCTctgctttttgtgtttgttgttttttttttgttctgttttaacCACTCAAATTTTAAATGGGCCTTGTCTctaagtttgaaataatttaagcGTCGTTTATAGAAAATTGCCTTGAAAAAGAAAGCGACTTTGAAATACCTGTTTTCTTGAGAAGAAAATTGCGAAAAGGTAAGAAGGATTCAAGGAGGAACGACCATGAGTGAGTGTGAAGAAGTTTAACACAGTTTGAAAAAGGCATCTTGATCTTAGTATTTATTAATGTAATAATTTGTTTGCAGAATGTGCAGCCCgattaaagaaatgtttggaATGTAAAACGCCTATTACTGGTAGAGGAACGAGAGGTAACTTGCACAAATGTTAATTATCTAGTCTTTGGGTGTTGTCCTTCGCTGGCGGGGTGTGGCCAATTTAgctaaaactaaaatttcaagCTTTCGACGATTCCTAAAATCAATTCACGGCATATCATCTAGATGGTGATGTGGATCGgccaaagtttgaaattttaatatctACTCCTAACAGAGAAGAGAcggggtaatttagcattatcaactgagttgataacgtaaattgaccaccataaagagtttcagtGTTGACGTTGCGAGCGCTAACCcttctctctgacgaaggggtaacgaccaacgcagcaccacagtttctttagaaacttaccttttTTAGAGAAGAGACTGACCTAACTTGAACTTTGTTATGAAACCTTCATATTCATTTTCAAGCTTGCTTTTCCTTTCACTTTTCCTCTGAATTTTCCGAAAGCAGcgacttattattattaaaaagatGCTGTTggtgataatgaaaataatgatgatgataataataataatgataataataactataataataacaatagtaatagtATTTAATGAGGGAGCCAAACTCGCCAATGTGGTTTTAAGCTGGGCCCTCAAATGATGTGTCGGGTAATATTGGGTTTTTGATTCTTAATCAGTTTTTATGttttgttgaattttatttgatttgatttggATTACTCTGAGCTTTCGCGAATATCCAGATTTTAAGAGCAAGAAAAAAGCGTCTTAATAATGTCATTATTTGATTTGTCTTGGGAGAAATTGGCTGAAAATATCTTCCATTTGTTCCAACTCTCTTCGCAGATGGTACCCCAATCATTGGAATTAACAACAAGTCCTTGGTCTCGCGATATCAGCAAGTTGAAGCAAAGTTGCGGAAATTGGAGGAATCCGTTGTGTGTTGTATTTGCGTGGAAAGGAAGAAGGACATTATTTTCCGTTGTGGTCACGGCACATGTCAGTTTTGTGCAAAGCAGCTTAGTATCTGCCATATTTGCCAGAAGCATATTGAgatgaaaatacaaatattttagTTGTGTGTGGTGCCACGgcggcttttctttttttatcactatCTACACTATCTATCGATACGCCATGAAAGCTCGTTCGATGAACAACCACTGCTGAGTGAAATCAGTCTTTTTCCATGTTCTGCAATGTTTAAGATTTACATCAAAGATACACGAAATAAGAATAAAAGCGATTCATATTGCGagcttcttgaaaaaaaatcgagtCAAATCAGGCCATATATTCATAATACAAAATATGTAGAGTTTTTCAGGGAACGAAGAAATATATTAATGAATCAAACGAGTTTAAATTGGGTAATtgagtgttatcaactgagttaaaaacgtaaattggccatcataaagagttGACTAGAGTTAAAAAGGCTGACGTTACCaatttatatgcagaaaatggagctacgctattggtggaaatatagtgacgagaaaacaagaagttAGTTGAACTAGTTGAATAAAAAGCGCTCCTTGATACCGTAGAGATTAAGAGTGTCGATATGGAAgacaaatttttattccagatttttgcagctttccgaactgccaAGACATAGAGAAAGACCGCAAActgctgtttagaatgattaagGAGATTAAAGCGTCTAAAGACTGGTTTAGATGCGTGcttatcatttctttctacgtcgcgaaggtgttctcgaaATCGGTCACCTATCGGTCACCTTAAATCGGTCACCTAtccgtcttcctgtttcaccaatgtataactttttgcaataagtgcaagtcATGCAGGAAATGAAATTGGCGGAGGTGCACgcaaagtgatcagtgatcttaatggatctcttgagtcccgacattttctctacgttatgaatgaaaggacaagtttaACAGCGTGAGCGAgggcatttgaaagttccaggtcggtcattggtttgaaatgaacttctgaccataAAGTTGCTAAggtttttgtcacgtttgaatgaaagtTCACTAGTGtaggttgcgaaaagatagtaccagttTCTGAATAgttttggaataatttaaagttttcaagaatGATAGTTATAAccgcgtggttgtgagggtgaaatgtgagagtgaatggaatgtgatcagtgttttccttctcagccgtttgtagttCTCACTGTCGAttaatttgttgggcacggtgatggcccgcttgaacgacagaaataggatagccacgtttatcgaaaattTGGCACATTGCGACAGAATTTTTCGGAAAAAacagagtcgtcactacataaacaatgaagtctgagaaactgtaaaaaaggtatggaattcagaaacaggatagccacgtttatcgaaaatttggcacattgcctctgatttttcggaaaaaacaGAGTCGTCACTACCTAAACAACGAAGTCTGAGAAAccgtgaaaaaggtatggaattcttgacgtgatatggatgcgaagatgaatacaacaagtaactatgtgaatctgtaggtttgaagtaaacactagtgcataaaccgTTGCCTTTAATTGAGATTTTGATGTCCAGAAAAGGAATTGACGGCAGCTGTAAGTTAAGTGAGCTCATTCCTCTCTGGCAGAGGAGGTGGAGCCGATGCAgtcgtcaatgtaacggccatagagttcaggttttgggccgtggtagtgactaaaaaattggtgttcgataaaacctacgaaaagattggcgtggctgggtcccattttagtatcCATGgctacgccattagtttgtttgtagtagttgccactgaatgaaaagcaattgagtgtaaGTACTGGTTCGGCTAGACGAattagtgtttcagagctaggttccttaacaatgttgatcgaaaaaatgtttgagggcccggagactTCGTCGTTGGGAATGACCGCCTAAATAGATGTAATATCCCTATTGGAAATAAGTTTGTTTCGGccaaggaaattaaagtcacGAAAGATTTCAAGTGCGTGCTGGCTTTCCTTAATGTAAGAtagtaaagttttgacgataggtgtCATAATAATATCGTTAAAACTTTACCACCTTTCATTAAGGACAGCCAATatgcacttgaaattttttaagtattttaaagATTGTTTAACTGCGCTCTGTTCGACTCATTTTTCGAAAACCCTCATTACTTTATTCCTATGTTAATCACGAACCTGATAAATTGATATTGTCAACAGGTTTCAAAACAGGTTTCATTTGCCGGGACGATGAAAATAGCGATAACAACAACCATTATAGGGAAGCTATGCCGGATGAAAAGTTTACCAAAAACACGCTGATTGAGTATTGCTGCCGGACTGATGGGCACGCCGAAAACGACGTCATCCTGCTCACGGACACGCCGTTCGTGTTGTTCAAATCGAACTCTCGTCAATGTCAGCATGTGCAAGGAATGTGCTGAAAGGAAGAATGGTTCCAATGGGATACCGAGGACTGGTCTTTCTCCGGAAACGAAAACCTGGGATAGGTTCCGTATGAGGAGGTTGGATGGAATATCAAGTTgtatcattgttatcattaccgGTAAACTGAATCGAGGCTACTTGCTCGagaattgttgttgttattgagTAATAAAGATAAGCAGAAATACGTCATCTACCGGTGTCTTAATTGGTTTAAAACTTGGCGTAGAAAAATAGTTCTTAGAGAGTTCAAGGAAGCTCCGCCATATATGACAGGTGGTTTGTAAGTACAAACGAAAAAAACGTTACCTTGAAACCTAAACTAGAGCGTCTCAAAAAAGGGTTTGATGTAGGATCCGACTGGGGTGGTGCCAGATAAAACAAGCATGTTTTTTTTGGGCTGGTAAAACTTGGTAAAACCCTCAGATTTGGTCGTTAATAACGACATACCCTTAGTTTTGAAACTTCGGCGTTCTTTGAGAGTCTTAT
The sequence above is a segment of the Pocillopora verrucosa isolate sample1 chromosome 5, ASM3666991v2, whole genome shotgun sequence genome. Coding sequences within it:
- the LOC131790928 gene encoding E3 ubiquitin-protein ligase MIB2-like isoform X1, whose product is MKRSREGSIRSSRYKSDKENPDITMAINLLGTRVVRGQDWKWGNQDGGEGFVGTVVQVGKDKKSPVTEQLVYVQWDCGGKYDYRAGIEGKHDLRVFCLTNGDAKHLFISCDGCKEDSITGLRWHCLDCPNYDLCSKCYMNDVHNVNHRFERFVKSRAKGIPVGKRQGATKLEARGMFKGAKVTRGPDWEWKEQDNQSPMEGQVTEVTSWSDETNNDAVRVNWNKGPRGNIYRLGTNGKVDLKCTSPAVGGYYYRDHLPPLTMQMRKSKSGFTTGDKVYLQKLAVGKLQELSAGHGGWNADMERYIGKIGVVQDFTTNGDVVVEYRDIRWRYNPAALTKIQKFKQGDEVVVKSDENLVKELQKEHGGWNESMISILGRTGKVLEVDSDGDVLVSVEGTRWMLSPASVTSVTDPDPQQLTEAGDMGSEDPLGLFSLFRDFLRQAREREEPGLVNAAGSNNLLRLKEILDANPEQIDELAGGHTALHVACHQGHCDIIRELLERGANIDILDNQGYTAMHHSTYQDESGEALKLLLERGFDPNVQHRSNKSTPLHLAVKRKNETAVQILTQCPECDINQQDEAGDTPLHDAIDAEHHNMVDMLLDCPRTCYTLCNRKGFNYLQHAVLRGNKRAVERIFAKTGNSLNVVKDDGFTTLHIAAINDHREIAKILLTKPGCEVDAPTAKNHSALHLAAIQGYSVMVEMLLDHGANVNAVDYYGNTALHITLMKEHEQQRNLLGLDLLLGVRKKSASFVAVTRSLLSYGAEVLKANDSGETPLDKCRGSEVEQLIREIAACGGTTHNKKIPSFESLSWSQEMESEDIKADIDLVNAARSNNLSRLTEILDVNPERIDDLVGGHTALHVACRQGHCDIIRELLERGANMDIVDNQGYTAMHLSTYQDESGEALKLLLEKGFDPNVQQRSNKSTPLHLAVERRNETAVRILTQCPECDVNLQDEAGDTPLHCAIFLQRHSMMDILLDCSRISVTLCNGKGFNYLQLAVLKGNKRAVERIFATTGNSLNVINNDGFTTLHIAAINNHLEIAKILLRKPGCEVDSPTAENESALHLAADKGYSLMVGMLLDHGADVNAVDNDGDTALHITLMKEGVPQGIMGLMPGLELLFGARKSNASFVAVSRCLLSYGADVLKANDSGQTPLDKCRGSEVEQLIRKIAACGGTTHNKKVPSFGSSCESQTELELGDASSSASATTLTDGTEKDNENQIDSSNSADEAEDTFLRDVISDLCSGDQQESVSEMSDETESEDVQEGETAESVLQETALENVVLEVTNNVEVETSASDISNNSVVQPAEMAENNTDTDMDDSEGPQSQTQSANDDVNMDQGTENEEKNPSTSDDQKVLCYICEETEAVVAFKPCGHTVVCTECAARLKKCLECKTPITGRGTRDGTPIIGINNKSLVSRYQQVEAKLRKLEESVVCCICVERKKDIIFRCGHGTCQFCAKQLSICHICQKHIEMKIQIF
- the LOC131790928 gene encoding E3 ubiquitin-protein ligase MIB2-like isoform X4 yields the protein MTINLLGTRVVRGQDWEWGNQDGGEGFVGTVVQVGRDKKSPATEQLVYVQWDCGGKHNYRAGIEKKHDLRIFSFTNGDAKHLFRSCDGCKEDPIIGLRWHCLDCPNYDLCSKCYMNDFHDVNHRFERFHKSRAKGTCVGKREGATKLEARGMFKGAKVTRGPDWEWKEQDNQPLMEGEVTEVTSWSDETNNDAVRVNWNKGPKEDIYRLGTNGKVDLKCTSPAVGGYYYRDHLPPITMQIRKSKSGFTTGDKVYLQKLAVVKLQELSAGHGGWNAGMERYIGKIGVVQDFTTDGDVVVEYRDRSWRYNPAALTKIQKFKKGDEVVVKSDEHLVKELQKEHAGWDESMISILGRTGKVLEVDSDGGILVSVEGTTWMLSPAAVTSVTDPDPQQSTASGDMGSEDPLGFFSLLRDFQRQAHEQEDRGLVNAAQSNNLLRLKEILDANPERIDDLVGGHTALHVACHQGHCDIIRELLERGADMYVLDNQGYTAMHHSTYQDESGEALKLLLERGFDPNVQHRSNKSTPLHLAVKRKNETAVQILTQCPECDINQQDEAGDTPLHDAIDAEHHNMVDMLLDCPRTCYTLCNRKGFNYLQHAVLRGNKRAVERIFAKTGNSLNVVKDDGFTTLHIAAINDHREIAKILLTKPGCEVDAPTAKNHSALHLAAIQGYSVMVEMLLDHGANVNAVDYYGNTALHITLMKEHEQQRNLLGLDLLLGVRKKSASFVAVTRSLLSYGAEVLKANDSGETPLDKCRGSEVEQLIREIAACGGTTHNKKIPSFESLSWSQEMESEDIKADIDLVNAARSNNLSRLTEILDVNPERIDDLVGGHTALHVACRQGHCDIIRELLERGANMDIVDNQGYTAMHLSTYQDESGEALKLLLEKGFDPNVQQRSNKSTPLHLAVERRNETAVRILTQCPECDVNLQDEAGDTPLHCAIFLQRHSMMDILLDCSRISVTLCNGKGFNYLQLAVLKGNKRAVERIFATTGNSLNVINNDGFTTLHIAAINNHLEIAKILLRKPGCEVDSPTAENESALHLAADKGYSLMVGMLLDHGADVNAVDNDGDTALHITLMKEGVPQGIMGLMPGLELLFGARKSNASFVAVSRCLLSYGADVLKANDSGQTPLDKCRGSEVEQLIRKIAACGGTTHNKKVPSFGSSCESQTELELGDASSSASATTLTDGTEKDNENQIDSSNSADEAEDTFLRDVISDLCSGDQQESVSEMSDETESEDVQEGETAESVLQETALENVVLEVTNNVEVETSASDISNNSVVQPAEMAENNTDTDMDDSEGPQSQTQSANDDVNMDQGTENEEKNPSTSDDQKVLCYICEETEAVVAFKPCGHTVVCTECAARLKKCLECKTPITGRGTRDGTPIIGINNKSLVSRYQQVEAKLRKLEESVVCCICVERKKDIIFRCGHGTCQFCAKQLSICHICQKHIEMKIQIF
- the LOC131790928 gene encoding E3 ubiquitin-protein ligase MIB2-like isoform X3 is translated as MTINLLGTRVVRGQDWEWGNQDGGEGFVGTVVQVGRDKKSPATEQLVYVQWDCGGKHNYRAGIEKKHDLRIFSFTNGDAKHLFRSCDGCKEDPIIGLRWHCLDCPNYDLCSKCYMNDFHDVNHRFERFHKSRAKGTCVGKREGATKLEARGMFKGAKVTRGPDWEWKEQDNQPLMEGEVTEVTSWSDETNNDAVRVNWNKGPKEDIYRLGTNGKVDLKCTSPAVGGYYYRDHLPPITMQIRKSKSGFTTGDKVYLQKLAVVKLQELSAGHGGWNAGMERYIGKIGVVQDFTTDGDVVVEYRDRSWRYNPAALTKIQKFKQGDEVVVKSDENLVKELQKEHGGWNESMISILGRTGKVLEVDSDGDVLVSVEGTRWMLSPASVTSVTDPDPQQLTEAGDMGSEDPLGLFSLFRDFLRQAREREEPGLVNAAGSNNLLRLKEILDANPEQIDELAGGHTALHVACHQGHCDIIRELLERGANIDILDNQGYTAMHHSTYQDESGEALKLLLERGFDPNVQHRSNKSTPLHLAVKRKNETAVQILTQCPECDINQQDEAGDTPLHDAIDAEHHNMVDMLLDCPRTCYTLCNRKGFNYLQHAVLRGNKRAVERIFAKTGNSLNVVKDDGFTTLHIAAINDHREIAKILLTKPGCEVDAPTAKNHSALHLAAIQGYSVMVEMLLDHGANVNAVDYYGNTALHITLMKEHEQQRNLLGLDLLLGVRKKSASFVAVTRSLLSYGAEVLKANDSGETPLDKCRGSEVEQLIREIAACGGTTHNKKIPSFESLSWSQEMESEDIKADIDLVNAARSNNLSRLTEILDVNPERIDDLVGGHTALHVACRQGHCDIIRELLERGANMDIVDNQGYTAMHLSTYQDESGEALKLLLEKGFDPNVQQRSNKSTPLHLAVERRNETAVRILTQCPECDVNLQDEAGDTPLHCAIFLQRHSMMDILLDCSRISVTLCNGKGFNYLQLAVLKGNKRAVERIFATTGNSLNVINNDGFTTLHIAAINNHLEIAKILLRKPGCEVDSPTAENESALHLAADKGYSLMVGMLLDHGADVNAVDNDGDTALHITLMKEGVPQGIMGLMPGLELLFGARKSNASFVAVSRCLLSYGADVLKANDSGQTPLDKCRGSEVEQLIRKIAACGGTTHNKKVPSFGSSCESQTELELGDASSSASATTLTDGTEKDNENQIDSSNSADEAEDTFLRDVISDLCSGDQQESVSEMSDETESEDVQEGETAESVLQETALENVVLEVTNNVEVETSASDISNNSVVQPAEMAENNTDTDMDDSEGPQSQTQSANDDVNMDQGTENEEKNPSTSDDQKVLCYICEETEAVVAFKPCGHTVVCTECAARLKKCLECKTPITGRGTRDGTPIIGINNKSLVSRYQQVEAKLRKLEESVVCCICVERKKDIIFRCGHGTCQFCAKQLSICHICQKHIEMKIQIF